One Fuerstiella marisgermanici DNA window includes the following coding sequences:
- a CDS encoding tetratricopeptide repeat protein, which translates to MRYLSVLLATVCLVSALAVAYPDEIAEVVPDRADIIANAQRAYRAGRFEDAVELGEQLVAIDRRSDGVQSEVTLASMRWLASAYEKHDQIENGVKLRQEIVDAHAAAFGKDHWKTVDVRVALSEIQAIAGMSPEQRMAVREGRKLAVQCRTLANEAKQPESIRAGLAAIVQFEKAFGVDSPQILPVLNNLGIVRERSGQYAESKTHLERSLRIHQKAYGQNHPKTALALNSLASTEMELNEQEQAESHWIMSREILEKVHGRNHADVALVLCNLGELYRDQARLEPAEKLLRESLRIFQETLGPDNEQTLGTQNNLAVLLSDLGQIQEALNQHLILLDRRQTAFGLLNTGTADSLNNAGTAYVRLGRYAEAEELLLKAVGVRMKLLGRLHPETVDSFQNLAYLMAERGNFQQALQLNKTVVDQQRQIRGSDAPQTALALNNLAGLYRDVADYQNAMLHYLEAQKIFSQHNDGKHPRSILLLHNLADLALRMADFPAAVDQFKKCYQLSVEVLGQRHPSTLTTASGLAEALRSVGDFQQAQELHRQVVAARQQTFGESHPATSDAVHNLANLLIIDRQFDDAEELLFKSLETVRASSGASHPDKAKTLHNLGFLANLRGRFAEADGFFRECVSSQRVQLDRLSIAQSDRQQRQLNLVLRQSLDVWMATAIEAEQSPTAIYDEVLAWKGMGFQRGRLQRNMPRAAEAELAASQMLKLSRDLAAMIRQPQIDMTSEATVREFRRLTEQREDLETQLNNSLPPSPNFTSADVLHALDANTVVLDFLEYTKSSLVTDADDATRDEFRAIAGGVVVDRRLAVFILTKAEGVRLVDLGPLQPIASAVKKWRQTFGQTADGVAAATLLKELIWLPIQAHIGSRKTVVNCPDGIIGTFPLEALAGNEPATVLLEEFRFVRLPVADAVVGMSDSRIESESNALLLVGDVHYNAWPGQNDRLKPGSLPLNEAVYAEAQLELFTPLPGTLAEINSVRQVFRKHFPDRRVQELTKDGATESSVRNGLSDASFAVLATHGFFNSRQANAQQSAHIISQNNPIVVGYHPDVLSGLVLTGAGFRPPQPLLGVDDGILTAMELKGLDLRHLEIAVLSACESGLGRNSSGEGSYSICRALHGAGVRTTVASLWPVDDKATTLLMSEFWRNIWERKLSRIEALRQAKLMIRNKYDPETHSLRGATVAPADSEPGADRVSPAFWAAFQLSGDWR; encoded by the coding sequence ATGCGATATCTTTCCGTGCTACTTGCGACTGTTTGCTTGGTCTCTGCGCTCGCTGTGGCTTACCCCGACGAAATTGCGGAAGTTGTTCCCGACCGCGCCGACATCATCGCGAATGCTCAACGTGCCTACCGGGCCGGGCGTTTTGAGGACGCGGTCGAGTTGGGTGAACAACTTGTCGCAATCGATCGACGTTCTGACGGTGTTCAAAGCGAAGTAACGTTGGCTTCGATGCGGTGGCTGGCTTCTGCTTACGAAAAGCACGACCAGATCGAAAATGGTGTCAAGCTGCGACAAGAAATCGTTGACGCTCACGCTGCCGCTTTCGGCAAAGATCATTGGAAGACAGTGGACGTGCGAGTTGCTCTCTCCGAAATTCAAGCAATTGCCGGAATGTCGCCGGAGCAACGGATGGCAGTCCGGGAAGGACGAAAGTTGGCGGTGCAATGCCGGACGCTGGCGAACGAAGCGAAGCAGCCGGAATCCATTCGCGCAGGATTGGCGGCCATCGTTCAGTTCGAGAAGGCGTTTGGCGTTGATTCTCCTCAAATCCTTCCCGTGCTGAACAATCTCGGAATCGTGCGCGAACGATCCGGACAATATGCGGAATCGAAGACTCATCTCGAACGCTCGCTGCGCATTCATCAGAAGGCGTACGGACAGAATCACCCAAAGACGGCACTTGCGTTAAACAGTCTTGCTTCGACGGAAATGGAATTGAACGAACAGGAACAGGCGGAATCGCATTGGATCATGAGTCGCGAGATTCTGGAAAAAGTGCATGGACGCAACCACGCAGATGTTGCCCTGGTCCTTTGCAATCTTGGTGAATTGTATCGCGATCAAGCCCGCCTCGAACCTGCAGAAAAACTGCTGAGAGAAAGCCTGAGGATTTTTCAGGAAACGCTTGGTCCGGACAATGAACAAACGCTGGGGACTCAAAACAACCTGGCAGTTTTGCTGAGCGATCTGGGGCAGATTCAGGAGGCGTTGAATCAACACCTGATCCTGCTGGACAGGCGGCAAACTGCATTTGGGCTGCTGAACACGGGAACCGCAGACAGTCTTAACAACGCCGGGACCGCGTATGTCAGGCTTGGGCGGTACGCGGAGGCCGAAGAACTTCTGCTCAAAGCCGTTGGTGTTCGCATGAAGCTGCTGGGAAGGTTGCACCCTGAAACTGTCGATTCGTTTCAAAATCTGGCCTACCTGATGGCAGAACGCGGAAACTTCCAGCAGGCCCTGCAGCTCAATAAGACTGTGGTTGATCAGCAGCGACAAATTCGCGGCTCAGATGCTCCCCAAACAGCGTTGGCTTTGAATAACCTGGCAGGTCTGTACCGTGATGTTGCAGATTACCAAAACGCCATGCTGCATTACCTCGAAGCACAGAAGATCTTCTCGCAGCACAACGACGGGAAGCATCCACGCTCGATACTGCTGCTGCACAACCTCGCGGATCTGGCTCTGCGGATGGCGGACTTTCCGGCGGCCGTTGATCAGTTCAAGAAGTGCTATCAGCTAAGCGTCGAGGTGCTTGGTCAGCGTCACCCGTCGACGCTAACGACTGCCAGTGGATTGGCCGAAGCACTCCGCAGTGTCGGTGACTTTCAGCAAGCTCAGGAATTGCATCGTCAGGTGGTGGCAGCTCGCCAACAGACCTTCGGGGAATCTCATCCGGCCACATCCGATGCGGTTCACAATCTCGCCAATTTGCTCATCATTGACAGGCAATTCGACGACGCAGAAGAGCTGCTGTTTAAGAGCTTAGAGACAGTAAGAGCATCGTCGGGGGCTTCTCATCCGGACAAAGCCAAGACACTTCACAATTTGGGATTTCTTGCAAACCTGCGTGGGCGTTTCGCTGAGGCTGACGGTTTCTTCAGAGAATGCGTGAGTTCTCAACGTGTGCAATTAGACCGCTTGTCGATAGCCCAATCTGACCGACAGCAGCGACAACTCAACTTGGTTCTCAGACAGTCACTCGACGTCTGGATGGCAACAGCGATTGAGGCGGAACAATCGCCAACGGCAATCTACGACGAGGTGCTGGCATGGAAAGGAATGGGATTTCAGCGTGGCCGACTTCAGCGCAACATGCCGCGTGCAGCGGAAGCCGAATTGGCTGCAAGCCAGATGCTAAAACTTAGCCGCGACCTGGCAGCGATGATTCGGCAGCCTCAGATTGATATGACTTCCGAAGCTACAGTCAGAGAGTTTCGGCGTCTGACCGAACAACGCGAAGATCTGGAAACTCAGCTCAACAACAGCCTTCCCCCATCGCCGAACTTCACGTCGGCAGACGTGCTGCACGCGCTGGATGCGAATACCGTTGTGCTGGATTTTCTGGAATACACAAAATCGTCGCTTGTGACCGACGCGGACGACGCGACTCGAGATGAGTTTCGCGCGATCGCCGGGGGCGTAGTTGTGGATCGCCGCCTGGCAGTCTTCATTCTGACAAAAGCGGAAGGCGTCAGGTTGGTCGACCTTGGCCCCCTTCAACCGATTGCGTCAGCGGTAAAAAAATGGCGACAAACGTTTGGTCAAACAGCCGATGGCGTTGCAGCGGCCACTCTGCTCAAGGAGTTGATTTGGCTGCCGATTCAGGCTCATATCGGCAGTCGCAAAACAGTCGTCAATTGTCCTGACGGAATCATCGGCACATTCCCTCTGGAAGCCCTTGCAGGAAATGAGCCTGCGACTGTCTTACTGGAAGAATTTCGGTTCGTTCGGCTTCCTGTTGCGGATGCTGTCGTCGGGATGTCAGATTCAAGGATCGAAAGCGAGTCGAACGCGTTATTGCTGGTTGGCGATGTTCATTACAACGCGTGGCCAGGACAAAATGACCGACTCAAGCCCGGTTCGCTGCCATTGAATGAAGCAGTCTACGCGGAAGCTCAACTCGAGTTGTTTACCCCACTTCCTGGCACACTGGCCGAGATCAACAGTGTTCGCCAGGTGTTCAGGAAACACTTTCCAGATCGAAGGGTTCAGGAACTGACGAAAGACGGAGCCACTGAGAGTTCTGTTCGAAATGGCCTTAGCGATGCCAGCTTCGCAGTACTGGCGACGCACGGATTTTTCAACAGCAGGCAGGCAAACGCCCAACAGTCGGCGCACATAATTTCTCAGAACAATCCGATTGTTGTTGGCTATCATCCCGACGTGCTTAGTGGGTTAGTGCTCACAGGTGCCGGGTTTCGGCCACCGCAGCCGCTGCTCGGCGTGGATGATGGGATCCTGACGGCCATGGAACTGAAAGGACTTGACCTGCGGCACCTGGAAATCGCCGTCCTTTCCGCCTGTGAATCCGGGTTGGGACGGAACTCTTCCGGGGAAGGCTCTTATAGCATCTGTCGAGCGTTGCATGGGGCGGGCGTTCGCACAACGGTCGCCAGCTTATGGCCTGTCGATGATAAGGCCACGACACTGCTTATGTCGGAATTCTGGCGAAACATCTGGGAGCGAAAACTGTCGCGAATCGAAGCTCTTCGTCAGGCGAAGCTCATGATCCGCAACAAGTACGATCCTGAAACCCACTCGCTGCGCGGAGCAACGGTAGCTCCAGCAGACAGTGAGCCGGGTGCTGATCGAGTGTCACCTGCATTCTGGGCCGCGTTTCAACTGTCTGGCGACTGGCGGTAG